The sequence below is a genomic window from Methylotuvimicrobium sp. KM2.
ACGCCTTCGTCCAAACCCAATCCGCCTAAACTGGTGGCAGCGAAAACGCCGGTCAAAAGCGATCCGACGATGCCGCCGACGCCATGAACAGGAAATACGTCGAGCGAGTCGTCGATTTTCAGCTTTCGCTTCATGAATTGAGTGGCGACAAAGCAGAGCGCACCTGCAGTAACGCCTATCACCAATGCGCCTGCGGGACCGACGAAGCCGGAAGCCGGCGTTATGGTGCCGAGGCCTGCGACCATGCCGGTCACGATGCCCAATGCGCTGGGTTTGCCGAATTTGATCCATTCGATGAACATCCATGTTAAAGAGCCGGCTGCCGCACCGGTGTGCGTTACCAGGATCGCCATGCCGGCTGAACCGTCGGCGGTCAACGCGCTGCCGCCATTGAAGCCGAACCAGCCGACCCAGAGCATGCCTGCGCCGGTTAACACCATCGTCATGTTATGAGGCGGCATCGCAGTAGTCGGGAAACCTCTTCGATTACCGAGAACTAAGGCCGATACCAGGGCAGCAACGCCGGCATTGACATGAATCACGATGCCGCCGGCGAAATCCATGACGCCCAAGTCGGCGAGCCAGCCACCGCCCCAGATCCAATGACATATCGGTACATAAACCAGCAGCAACCACAAGGCGCTGAACCAGAGAATGGCGGAAAACTTCATGCGCTCTGCGAAACCGCCGACGATCAAAGCCGGCGTAATGATTGCAAAAGTCATTTGAAACATAAAGAAGACGGTTTCCGGTATGTCGCCGATTAGAGAATCCGTGACCAAGCTGGGCACGAAAAATTTATGGGTGCCGCCCATAACTTGTTGCAAATCTCCTCCGTCGTCGAAAATCAGGCTATATACGCCTGCAAGCCATAGCAGCGAAACGATGCAGGTGATTGCGAAACATTGCGTTAGCACCGATAGCACGTTTTTGCTTCTGACGAGTCCGCCATAGAACAGGGAAAGCCCGGGCAGAGTCATGAAGAGCACTAATGCGGTAGAGGTTAATACCCATGCGGTATTGCTTTGATTGAGTTCGCCTGCCGCGGCAAGTTGCGGTAGGCCGAACAGTAAAATGAAACTGTTCAGTTTGTTAAGGGTCATGCTGTCCTCGTTAATTATTATAAATTTTTAGTGGACGCGCGCGGAATTGTCGGTACCGGGAATAAATCATATCCAGGTACCGAATAGTTTTAGGCTTGTTCGTGAGCTTAACCCAGCCTTAGCCAATGTATAGTGCCTATGGTTTAAAATATTGAGTGATATAAGCTAAAAAATCATGCCGAATTTTATCCAGCTTTTACAATGAAGGCTGGGTCGATATTGTCGTGCATAATGTTTATTTTTAGTTAACTTTCAATGTTTTATGATAGGCATCGCTTAAGGCAGGGTTAAATGGCGTCGCTGCCGGTTTCACCGGTTCGGATGCGAATCACTTGCTCCAGACTTGTCACAAAAATCTTGCCGTCGCCTATCTTCCCGGTATTAGCGGCCTTGACAATGGTTTCAATGGCCTGATCCAGGATTTCATCGGAAACGGCAATTTCCAATTTCACTTTGGGCAAAAAGTCCACGACATATTCCGCGCCGCGATAAAGTTCGGTATGCCCTTTTTGGCGCCCGAATCCTTTGACTTCGGTGGCAGTAACTCCCGCAACGCCGATTTCCGATAAGGCTTCTCTGACGTCATCCATTTTGAATGGTTTGATAATCGCTGTAATTAATTTCATATTGATCTTCCAGAGTGGTTAAGTTGCTATCGTATCCCTTTCGGGGTTCGGTTTAAGCCGCAATCATAGTTAAATATCCTAATAGTTACAATTTCATAAGGCTTAATCCGATGCGGGGCGTTACTTTTTCCGAAAAAAACGGGCGCACGACGCGCCCGTTGTTGGTAGTTCAACGCGTTAGCGTTTGCTGCCTTCGGTCGTAAACTCGGGGTAAGCTTCCATGCCGCATTCGGAGAAATCGACGCCTTTGTATTCTTCTTCTTCGCTGACGCGGATGCCCATCGCTAGCTTGATTATGTACCAAGTCAGTAGGCTGCTGAAGAAGACGAAGCCGAATATCGTTAATGCGCCGATCATTTGTGCCGCGAAACTTGCTTCGTCATTAGAGAGACAAACCGCAATAAGTCCCCAAAGACCGACGACGCCATGGACCGAAATCGCGCCGACCGGGTCGTCGATTTTGAGTTTGTCCCAGGTGATGATTGAAAACACGACCAGTACGCCGCCAACGATGCCGATACCTGTGGCCAGCAGTGGTGTAGGTGTTAACGGTTCTGCGGTGATAGCGACCAAACCTGCCAAGGCGCCGTTCAGCGTCATCGAAAGATCGGCCTTGCCGAACATGAAATGATGAGTTAGCAAAGCGGCTACAAGTCCGCCGGCTGCGGCCATGTTGGTGTTGACGAAGACCAGGGCAACCGAGTTAGCTTCGCCGATGTCCGAAATTTTCAGTTCCGAGCCGCCGTTGAATCCGAACCAACCCATCCAAAGAATGAAAGTTCCAAGGGTTGCCAGCGGCATATTACAGCCTGGGATTGGGTTGATTGAGCCGTCTGCTCCATATTTTCCCTTACGTGCACCGAGTAATACTACTCCCGCCAATGCCGCGCTCGCGCCACACATGTGAACTACGCCGGAACCGGCAAAATCGAGAAAGCCAAGGCCATCGAGAAAGCCTGTGCCCCATTTCCAATAACCTTGCAGCGGGTAGATAAAACCGGTCATTATGATTGCAAATACCAAGAACGACCAGAGCTTCATGCGTTCGGCAACGGCGCCGGACACGATTGACATCGCTGTCGCAACGAACACGACTTGAAAGAAAAAGTCGGCCATTTTCGAGTAATAGGTTTCTCCTTCGCTGCCCATTACGGCCTCGGTCGTATGGTCATCACCGAGCAGGAAGCTGATGCCGGGCCATACACTGTTGACCGCTTCATCAGGGTACATGATGTTGTAACCGACCAGCATGTACATGATGCAGGCGATCGCAAACAAGGCGATGTTTTTGGTTAAAATTTCGGTGGTGTTTTTGGCTCTGACCAAACCGGCCTCAAGCATCGCGAATCCGGCCGCCATCCACATGACTAGCGCGCCGCTCATTAAAAAATAAAATGTATCGAGCGCGTAACTTAATTCAACTAATTTATCCACTTTCGATCTCCTCGTTAACGATGTTATAAAGCTTCTTCGCCGGTTTCACCGGTTCGGATGCGGACGACTTGCTCGAGATTGCTGACAAAAATTTTGCCGTCGCCAATCTTGCCGGTATTGGCTGCTTTGGAAATGGCTTCCACAGCCGCTTCGAGCTGTTCGTCGCCGATGGCTACCTCGACCTTGGCCTTTGGTAGAAAATCCACGACATATTCCGCGCCGCGATACAATTCCGTATGGCCTTTTTGGCGGCCAAAACCTTTAACTTCCGTTACGGTGACTCCTGAAACCCCTATTTCCGATAACGCTTCGCGTACATCGTCCAGCTTAAAGGGCTTAACAATTGCTGTTATTAATTTCATCTCTATGCCTCTTGTTAAGTTACGAACTCGAATTTGTTTAAAGCACGGAGCGTGCCATAAAAGTCAAGGATGTTATTGACCCAAAATTTGGGCGCTTGCCTTAACAGGAGATATTGTTTTGTGTCAATGTGGTGCAACTTGTTTTAAACTGCGCACCATAATGATGCTAAGAAGGGTGGGCTGTCGATGAGCGACGTTGCTTTTGTAATTGAGATCAATTAGTTGCTTATATGGCATGTGACGTGCTTAAAAATAGTATGTAGTGATTTCGAAAGCCGGTACCATTCATTTGCAGCAATCGTTTTGAGGTCTAGCGAACCTCCGGCCGCTATTTGAAGAAGTTATTTCATGCTCGTTACATGGAGCATACGGTTCTTTTTGATTTGCTCGCCGATCAATGACTGGTTAATGGAGAAGGGTTATAAAACTTTTCCGGGCGGCTATATTGCAACTCAAAAAAATGATATCGTTATCGCGAAATATTCTTAAAAATTTACATATAACAATCAACCTAGGAGACAACTTACATGTCTGTAGAAAATGTACTTAAAATGATTCAGGAGCACGATGTTAAATTTGTCGACTTTCGCTTTTGCGATACGCGCGGCAAAGAGCAGCATGTGACTTTTCCTGCTCATGATGTGGATGAAGATCTTTTTGAAGAAGGCAAGATGTTCGATGGCTCCTCGGTTGCGGGCTGGAAAGGTATTAACGAGTCGGATATGATTCTAATGCCGGATCCAAGTACGGCGGTGATGGATCCGTTTTATGACGATAACACGCTGATTCTGCGTTGCGATATCATCGAGCCGAACGACATGCAAGGCTACGAACGCGATCCGCGCTCTATAGCGAAACGCGCAGAAGCTTATTTGGCTAGCACCGGAATTGCCGATGCGGCTTTCTTCGGTCCTGAAAACGAGTTTTTCGTATTTGACGATGTACGTTGGTCGGCCAATATTTCAGGCGCTTCATACAAGATCGATTCTTCCGAGGCCGGCTGGAACTCCGAAAAAGCCTATGAAGACGGAAACATGGGGCATCGTCCAAGCGTGAAAGGCGGTTATTTTCCTGTGCCTCCGGTCGATTCGTTGCAGGATATGCGTTCCGCGATGTGTTTGATTCTCGAAGAAATGGGCATGGTTACCGAAGTGCATCACCATGAGGTTGCAACTGCCGGCCAATGCGAGATCGGTGTTAAATTCGGTACGTTGGTTAAAAAAGCCGACGAAGTGCTGGGTTTGAAATATGTCGTGACCAATATTGCGCATGCTTACGGTAAAACCGCGACATTCATGCCGAAACCTCTCGTAGGGGATAACGGTAGCGGTATGCATGTTCATCAGTCCTTGGCTAAAAATGGCGTCAATCTATTTTCCGGCGACTTATATGGGGGTTTGTCGGAAACAGCGTTGTACTATATCGGTGGTATTATCAAGCACGCCAAAGCGCTGAATGCATTTACCAATGCCTCGACAAACAGCTATAAGCGCTTAGTTCCAGGCTTCGAGGCGCCGGTAATGTTGGCTTATTCGTCACGTAACCGTTCGGCATCGATTCGTATACCTTTCATTAACAATCCGAAAGGACGTCGTATCGAGGTGCGCTTCCCCGACTCGACCGCTAACCCTTATTTAGCGTTCTCGGCAATGCTAATGGCGGGTTTGGATGGCATTCAAAACAAAATTCATCCAGGCGATGCGATGGATAAAGATTTGTACGATTTACCGCCGGAAGAAGAAAAAGCGATTCCGCAAGTTTGCCATGCTTTCGATCAAGCTTTGCAGGCATTGGATAGTGATCGCGAATTCTTGAAACAAGGCGGCGTGTTTACCGATGACGCCATCGACGGTTATATTGCGTTGAAAATGGAAGAAGTGACCCGTCTGCGGATGAGCACGCACCCGGTTGAATTCGATATGTATTACAGTCTGTAATAACGAATCGAAAATACAATAACAAAACGCCCCATAATGGGGCGTTTTTTATTTGGGCGCACCAAAAGTGCCGGTCAATAGTTTTCTCTATTCTCGTTTTGCACCGGAAATGATGGGGAAGGGAGAAAGGAGAAAGAGGAAAGAGGAAAGAGGAAAGGGGCAAGGGCTTCTGGTTTCCACGGTCCTCTGTGGGAACCCATGCCGGAGTTGCCGAGGCGAGATCGGTATGCGTTCCCACGCTGGAGCGTGGGAACGAGGAAGGAGTTGTAGGGAGTAGGGTGATATCATCGAGAGTATCGTTCCCACGCTCTGCGTGGGAATGCAGTCCGAACCGCTCTGCGGTTCGAGGACGCTGAATCTCCGTAGGGTACGTTTCGTGTTCCATGGCAACCCCTCCAATATTACATAAAACATTTCTGGTTCCTACGGTCCTCCGTGGGAACCTATGCCGTAGCTGCCGAGGCAAGATTGGTATGCATTCCC
It includes:
- a CDS encoding ammonium transporter, which gives rise to MTLNKLNSFILLFGLPQLAAAGELNQSNTAWVLTSTALVLFMTLPGLSLFYGGLVRSKNVLSVLTQCFAITCIVSLLWLAGVYSLIFDDGGDLQQVMGGTHKFFVPSLVTDSLIGDIPETVFFMFQMTFAIITPALIVGGFAERMKFSAILWFSALWLLLVYVPICHWIWGGGWLADLGVMDFAGGIVIHVNAGVAALVSALVLGNRRGFPTTAMPPHNMTMVLTGAGMLWVGWFGFNGGSALTADGSAGMAILVTHTGAAAGSLTWMFIEWIKFGKPSALGIVTGMVAGLGTITPASGFVGPAGALVIGVTAGALCFVATQFMKRKLKIDDSLDVFPVHGVGGIVGSLLTGVFAATSLGGLGLDEGVSIMDQVGVQALAVGVTILWSGFFSYLILKVLDLLIGLRVTKDQEQQGLDIATHEETGYHNLT
- a CDS encoding P-II family nitrogen regulator, which produces MKLITAIIKPFKMDDVREALSEIGVAGVTATEVKGFGRQKGHTELYRGAEYVVDFLPKVKLEIAVSDEILDQAIETIVKAANTGKIGDGKIFVTSLEQVIRIRTGETGSDAI
- a CDS encoding ammonium transporter — its product is MDKLVELSYALDTFYFLMSGALVMWMAAGFAMLEAGLVRAKNTTEILTKNIALFAIACIMYMLVGYNIMYPDEAVNSVWPGISFLLGDDHTTEAVMGSEGETYYSKMADFFFQVVFVATAMSIVSGAVAERMKLWSFLVFAIIMTGFIYPLQGYWKWGTGFLDGLGFLDFAGSGVVHMCGASAALAGVVLLGARKGKYGADGSINPIPGCNMPLATLGTFILWMGWFGFNGGSELKISDIGEANSVALVFVNTNMAAAGGLVAALLTHHFMFGKADLSMTLNGALAGLVAITAEPLTPTPLLATGIGIVGGVLVVFSIITWDKLKIDDPVGAISVHGVVGLWGLIAVCLSNDEASFAAQMIGALTIFGFVFFSSLLTWYIIKLAMGIRVSEEEEYKGVDFSECGMEAYPEFTTEGSKR
- the glnK gene encoding P-II family nitrogen regulator encodes the protein MKLITAIVKPFKLDDVREALSEIGVSGVTVTEVKGFGRQKGHTELYRGAEYVVDFLPKAKVEVAIGDEQLEAAVEAISKAANTGKIGDGKIFVSNLEQVVRIRTGETGEEAL
- the glnA gene encoding glutamate--ammonia ligase, with amino-acid sequence MSVENVLKMIQEHDVKFVDFRFCDTRGKEQHVTFPAHDVDEDLFEEGKMFDGSSVAGWKGINESDMILMPDPSTAVMDPFYDDNTLILRCDIIEPNDMQGYERDPRSIAKRAEAYLASTGIADAAFFGPENEFFVFDDVRWSANISGASYKIDSSEAGWNSEKAYEDGNMGHRPSVKGGYFPVPPVDSLQDMRSAMCLILEEMGMVTEVHHHEVATAGQCEIGVKFGTLVKKADEVLGLKYVVTNIAHAYGKTATFMPKPLVGDNGSGMHVHQSLAKNGVNLFSGDLYGGLSETALYYIGGIIKHAKALNAFTNASTNSYKRLVPGFEAPVMLAYSSRNRSASIRIPFINNPKGRRIEVRFPDSTANPYLAFSAMLMAGLDGIQNKIHPGDAMDKDLYDLPPEEEKAIPQVCHAFDQALQALDSDREFLKQGGVFTDDAIDGYIALKMEEVTRLRMSTHPVEFDMYYSL